From a region of the Kaistia sp. 32K genome:
- a CDS encoding GNAT family N-acetyltransferase: protein MMADVSVRKATEADLPALLALYAQPDFNNGRVTTLEVAQATLARMATYPDFAAYCAEIDGEIVGTFSLMVIDNLAHWGMSSALVENVVVANGHQGAGIGRAMIRQAFRLAEEKGAYKVALSSNIKSTKAHAFYESLGFEKYGFSFRLEPVVGDRALQVELIDGAAS from the coding sequence ATGATGGCCGACGTCTCCGTCCGCAAGGCGACCGAAGCCGACCTGCCGGCGCTGCTCGCGCTCTATGCGCAGCCGGATTTCAACAATGGCCGCGTCACCACGCTCGAAGTGGCGCAGGCGACGCTCGCCCGCATGGCGACCTATCCGGATTTCGCCGCCTATTGCGCCGAGATCGACGGCGAGATCGTCGGCACCTTCTCGCTGATGGTGATCGACAATCTCGCGCATTGGGGCATGAGCTCGGCGCTGGTCGAGAACGTCGTCGTTGCCAACGGCCATCAGGGCGCGGGCATCGGCCGCGCCATGATCCGGCAGGCGTTCCGGCTGGCGGAGGAGAAGGGCGCTTACAAGGTGGCGCTTTCCTCCAACATCAAGTCGACCAAGGCGCACGCCTTCTACGAGAGCCTCGGCTTCGAGAAATACGGCTTCAGCTTCAGGCTGGAGCCGGTGGTCGGCGATCGCGCCCTTCAGGTTGAACTCATTGACGGAGCCGCATCATGA